The following are encoded together in the Lathyrus oleraceus cultivar Zhongwan6 chromosome 3, CAAS_Psat_ZW6_1.0, whole genome shotgun sequence genome:
- the LOC127128772 gene encoding uncharacterized protein LOC127128772 yields the protein MLQPRSLRPYISISSPSSSNPNPNPRETIYRFNSNEFSSSPSSSFSSSSSSSRSLKNPTTFSHNYLIAISLIPSALFLLDLGGSTVAATLIVGLMISYIIDSLNFKPASFFSVWISLIFAQFSFFFTASPSLFSSFNSSVTLTILATFLCAHTTFLIGIWSSLQFKFLLIENPTVVPALERLLFACLPITASSLFTWAAVAAVGIDNSAYYLMAFNCFFYWLYSVPRLSSFKTSHHARFHGGEAPKDSFILGPLESCVHTLYLLFVPLCFHLASHYSLVLSSYASFCDLILLFFIPFLFQLYASTRGALWWVSDNASHLRSIRLVNGFVALVFVVIALEVRVVFHSFGRYIQVPPPLNYVLVTITMLGGAAAGGAYSMGMVSDALSSVAFTTSAIVVSAAGAVVVGYPVLFLPLPAAAGFYLARFFEKKSLTSYFAFVVLGSLMVTWFVLHNFWDLNIWLAGMSLKSFCKLIVANAVLAMAIPGLTLLPSKINFLSEISLISHALLLCHIESRFFSYSSIYYYGFEDVVMYPSYMVVMTTLLGLALVRRLYVDHRIGGKAVWILTCLFSSKLSMLFIASKSVVWVSAVLLLAISPPLLLYRDKSKTGSRMKPWQGYVHASIVALSVWFCRETIFEALQWWNGRSPSDGLILGFCTLLIGVACIPIVAIHFSHVLSAKRCLVLVAATGLLLILMQPPLPLSLSYQSDLIKTARHSADDISIYGFIAGKPTWPSWLLIIAILLTLASITSIIPIKYIVELRTVYSIAMGLALGIYIAAEYFVWAVVLDVLIVVTMVCASVFVIFTHMPSASSTKLLPWVFALLVALFPVTYLLEGQLRIKNILEDSEIGNLDEEEKQLTTLLAIEGARTSLLGLYAAIFMLIALEIKYKLTSIMREKIIDSSGGIRHSHSGQNVSASSLPRARFMQHRRASTVPSFTIKKMAADGAWMPSVGNVATILCFAICLVLNVYLTGGSNRSIFFLAPILLLLNQDSDFIAGFGDKHRYFPVTVVISVYFVLTALYSIWEDVWQGNAGGWGLQIGGPDWIFMVKNLALLVLTFPSHIIFTRYVWSHSKQSDSPPWITLPLNLLPIACTDVLKIKILGILGVIYSLAQYIITRQQYISGLKYI from the exons ATGCTTCAACCTCGTTCACTTCGTCCCTACATTTCAATTTCTTCACCATCTTCCTCAAACCCTAACCCTAACCCTAGAGAAACCATTTATCGATTCAATTccaatgaattctcttcatcaccatcttcatcattctcatcttcatcttcttcttctagATCTCTCAAAAACCCTACCACCTTCTCACACAACTACCTCATCGCAATCTCCCTCATTCCCTCCGCCTTGTTTCTTCTCGACCTCGGCGGCTCCACCGTCGCCGCTACACTCATCGTCGGCCTCATGATCTCATACATCATCGATTCACTCAATTTCAAACCCGCTTCATTCTTCTCCGTTTGGATTTCACTCATCTTCGCTCAATTCTCATTCTTCTTCACTGCTTCACCTTCTCTCTTCTCATCTTTCAATTCCTCCGTAACCCTAACCATCCTCGCTACGTTCCTATGCGCTCATACTACTTTCCTTATTGGAATCTGGTCTTCTCTTCAGTTCAAGTTTCTCCTCATCGAAAACCCTACCGTCGTCCCGGCTCTCGAACGTCTCCTCTTCGCTTGCCTCCCTATCACTGCCTCGTCGCTTTTTACATGGGCTGCCGTCGCGGCTGTCGGGATTGACAACTCCGCTTATTATCTCATGGCGTTCAATTGCTTTTTCTATTGGCTTTACTCTGTTCCGAGGCTTTCGTCTTTTAAGACTAGTCATCATGCTAGGTTTCATGGTGGTGAAGCTCCTAAAGATAGTTTCATACTTGGTCCTCTTGAGAGTTGTGTTCACACTCTCTATTTGCTCTTTGTTCCTCTTTGTTTTCATCTTGCTTCGCATTACTCTCTTGTTTTGTCTTCCTATGCTTCCTTTTGTGACCTCATTTTGCTTTTCTTTATTCCTTTTCTGTTTCAGCTTTATGCTTCTACTAGAGGTGCTCTCTGGTGGGTTTCTGATAATGCTTCTCATCTTCGTAGTATTCGTCTAGTGAATGGTTTTGTTGCTTTGGTTTTTGTTGTCATTGCATTGGAGGTTCGGGTTGTTTTTCATTCGTTTGGGAGGTATATTCAGGTTCCTCCGCCACTTAATTATGTTCTTGTTACTATCACTATGCTTGGTGGGGCTGCTGCTGGTGGTGCTTATTCTATGGGTATGGTTTCTGATGCCCTAAGCTCAGTTGCTTTCACTACTTCCGCCATTGTTGTCAGTGCCGCTGGAGCTGTTGTTGTTGGATACCCTGTACTG TTCCTGCCTCTGCCTGCAGCTGCTGGCTTTTATTTGGCTCGATTTTTTGAAAAGAAGAGCTTAACTTCATACTTTGCTTTTGTTGTTCTTGGGAGCTTGATGGTCACATGGTTTGTGTTGCACAACTTCTGGGATTTAAATATTTGGTTGGCTGGCATGTCCCTTAAATCTTTTTGTAAGCTGATTGTTGCAAATGCTGTCCTGGCTATGGCTATTCCTGGGTTAACTCTTCTGCCTTCCAAGATAAACTTTTTGTCTGAGATCAGTCTGATAAGCCACGCATTGCTCTTATGCCACATTGAAAGCCGATTTTTCAGTTACTCCAGCATTTACTATTATGGATTTGAAGATGTGGTGATGTATCCTAGCTATATGGTTGTGATGACAACTTTATTGGGTTTAGCTTTGGTGAGAAGGCTATATGTGGATCATCGAATTGGAGGAAAAGCTGTTTGGATTTTGACCTGCCTCTTTTCTTCAAAGCTTTCCATGTTGTTTATTGCATCTAAGTCTGTTGTATGGGTTTCAGCTGTCCTCTTATTGGCTATTTCCCCTCCACTACTTCTTTATAG GGATAAATCAAAAACAGGTTCTAGGATGAAACCATGGCAAGGTTATGTGCATGCCAGCATAGTTGCCTTATCTGTATGGTTTTGCCGTGAAACAATTTTTGAAGCCCTCCAGTGGTGGAACGGAAGGTCTCCTTCAGATGGTTTAATTTTGGGCTTCTGTACACTGTTGATTGGAGTGGCTTGTATTCCAATTGTTGCTATTCATTTCTCTCATGTTTTG TCTGCAAAGAGATGTCTGGTGCTTGTAGCTGCAACTGGTCTACTTCTAATTTTGATGCAGCCACCTCTTCCTTTGTCACTGAGTTACCAGTCGGACCTTATCAAAACTGCCCGCCATTCTGCTGATGATATCTCAATTTATGGGTTTATAGCTGGGAAGCCTACCTGGCCATCTTGGCTTCTTATTATTGCTATTTTGCTGACTCTAGCATCCATTACATCTATCATACCCATTAAATATATTGTTGAACTAAGGACTGTTTACTCCATTGCTATGGGTCTTGCCCTTGGTATCTACATTGCTGCGGAATACTTTGTCTGGGCAGTAGTTCTGGATGTTCTGATTGTTGTCACTATGGTTTGTGCCTCTGTTTTTGTTATCTTCACTCATATGCCCTCTGCTTCAAGCACAAAGCTTTTACCTTGGGTATTTGCTTTACTTGTAGCTCTCTTTCCAGTTACTTATCTTTTGGAGGGCCAACTGAGAATTAAAAATATTCTTGAAGATAGTGAGATAGGAAATTTGGACGAGGAGGAGAAGCAGCTTACAACATTGCTTGCTATTGAGGGTGCCAGAACATCTCTTCTTGGTTTGTATGCAGCAATCTTCATGCTTATAGCGTTGGAAATAAAATATAAACTTACTTCAATTATGCGGGAAAAGATCATTGATTCAAGTGGAGGAATTCGACACAGTCATTCTGGTCAAAATGTATCTGCTAGTTCTCTGCCAAGAGCAAGATTCATGCAGCACCGCCGGGCTTCTACTGTTCCCTCCTTTACAATTAAGAAGATGGCTGCTGATGGAGCCTGGATGCCTTCTGTTGGCAACGTCGCCACAATATTATGCTTTGCTATATGCTTGGTCCTGAATGTTTACCTTACTGGTGGCTCAAACCGTTCTATATTTTTCCTGGCTCCTATCCTTCTGCTGCTCAACCAGGATTCAGATTTCATTGCTGGTTTTGGGGACAAACACAGATATTTTCCTGTGACTGTTGTTATCTCAGTCTACTTTGTTTTAACTGCCTTATATAGCATATGGGAAGATGTTTGGCAAGGTAATGCTGGTGGATGGGGTCTTCAAATCGGTGGGCCAGACTGGATTTTTATGGTGAAGAATTTGGCACTCCTCGTTCTTACGTTTCCCAGTCACATAATTTTCACCAGGTATGTATGGAGCCATTCAAAACAGAGTGACTCACCACCATGGATAACTTTGCCCCTTAATCTGCTTCCTATTGCATGTACAGATGTTCTCAAGATTAAGATCTTGGGTATCTTAGGAGTTATATATTCACTGGCCCAGTATATAATTACTAGGCAACAATATATCTCTGGTCTCAAGTACATCTAA